The following proteins come from a genomic window of Elgaria multicarinata webbii isolate HBS135686 ecotype San Diego chromosome 10, rElgMul1.1.pri, whole genome shotgun sequence:
- the LOC134404873 gene encoding uncharacterized protein LOC134404873, giving the protein MPKRKAVQPLQRLCLENIAKNMQLFWAKDYTDNYLDEYQFRYIMGPFSELAGSLVQELLQLMGERRCLTRAVLHLLVVPQLKELSLSACPKLVSKAITQIITVRCKNLSSLDLQGCSRIPTDALVDLMEGLPGLTKLDLSETQCNTQVLSAVGSCCQQLRELDISLCKRLSPASLLHLAYDPTAGSLCCPALQVLCVDGLCPTAHSQDLFWVLAFLLLALPSLKSLENEFLTDALCLIHKQKFKSAPITPGFPSLEELARGRMSACADEKSPRLTLPLKEIIEVSEEAVPMVCAVCPHLAKASVNLEDGRRGLSQTFLSWHHLTHLTLDGSEMRGLRALREILPVMAHIGGQLQSLALDGFSADDELSFHTLLGHCPNLRKLSASLFYSARPRHGEPLKGDASLPPHKFPQLCDFSLLLSDLHDALLSRQAVTLRASLVSLLKHSPALETVHLSCLPFSLDEVFEAVLQPRGAALRHLCDLSLSQCKVSSKAAHLLLSSDNRLRSLHLYRCPEIHRRDYDKLLRRVGKESLELQIQWD; this is encoded by the exons ATGCCCAAGAGAAAGGCCGTCCAGCCGCTGCAAAGGCTGTGCCTGGAGAACATCGCTAAGAACATGCAGCTCTTCTGGGCCAAGGACTACACGGACAACTACCTGGACGAGTACCAGTTTCGTTACATCATGGGACCCTTCAGCGAGCTGG CTGGCTCCCTTGTCCAAGAGCTGCTCCAGTTAATGGGGGAGAGACGGTGCTTGACCCGTGCTGTGCTGCACTTGCTTGTCGTGCCGCAGCTGAAGGAGCTGAGTTTGAGTGCCTGCCCAAAGCTGGTCAGCAAGGCCATCACCCAGATTATCACAGTTCGCTGCAAG AATCTGTCCTCGCTGGATCTCCAGGGCTGCAGCCGGATCCCCACAGACGCTCTGGTTGACTTAATGGAAGGTTTGCCTGGTCTCACAAAACTCGACCTCTCCGAGACCCAGTGCAACACACAGGTCTTGTCAGCTGTGGGTTCCTGCTGCCAGCAGCTTCGCGAACTGGACATCTCTCTCTGCAAGAGACTCTCCCCGGCATCCCTCCTCCACCTCGCTTACGACCCCACGGCGGGCTCCCTCTGCTGCCCAGCACTGCAGGTCCTCTGCGTGGATGGCCTCTGTCCCACCGCTCACAGCCAGGACTTGTTCTGGGTCCTGGCCTTTCTGCTGCTGGCATTGCCCAGCCTGAAGTCCTTGGAAAACGAGTTTCTCACGGACGCGCTGTGTCTGATCCACAAGCAGAAGTTTAAGAGTGCCCCGATCACCCCTGGGTTTCCCTCCCTGGAGGAGCTGGCACGGGGCAGGATGTCCGCTTGCGCGGACGAGAAAAGCCCAAGGCTCACCCTGCCTCTCAAGGAAATCATCGAGGTGAGCGAGGAGGCCGTGCCCATGGTCTGTGCCGTGTGCCCACACTTGGCCAAGGCATCGGTGAATCTTGAAGACGGCCGCCGTGGCCTGAGCCAGACCTTCCTGTCGTGGCACCACCTCACCCACCTGACTCTGGACGGCTCGGAAATGCGGGGGCTGCGGGCGCTGCGGGAAATTCTGCCCGTGATGGCGCACATTGGGGGGCAGCTCCAGTCCCTCGCCCTCGACGGCTTCTCCGCTGATGATGAGCTCTCCTTCCACACCCTGCTGGGGCACTGCCCGAACCTCCGGAAGCTCAGCGCTTCCCTCTTCTATTCAGCGAGGCCTCGCCACGGGGAGCCCTTAAAAGGAGACGCCAGCCTCCCGCCCCACAAATTCCCTCAGCTTTGTGACTTTAGCCTGCTGCTCTCTGACTTGCACGATGCCCTCCTTTCCCGGCAGGCAGTGACGTTGAGAGCCAGCCTCGTGTCCCTGCTCAAGCATTCCCCGGCCCTGGAAACGGTGCACCTCTCCTGCCTGCCTTTCTCCCTGGATGAGGTGTTCGAGGCGGTGCTGCAGCCCCGTGGCGCTGCCCTGCGTCACCTCTGCGACCTCTCGCTGAGCCAGTGCAAGGTGTCCAGTAAGGCCGCCCACCTGCTCTTGTCCTCAGATAATCGTCTGAGATCCCTCCACTTGTACAGATGCCCAGAGATCCACCGCAGAGACTATGATAAGCTCCTTAGGAGAGTCGGCAAGGAAAGCCTTGAGCTGCAAATCCAGTGGGACTGA